The Primulina eburnea isolate SZY01 chromosome 8, ASM2296580v1, whole genome shotgun sequence genome contains a region encoding:
- the LOC140839504 gene encoding LOW QUALITY PROTEIN: two-component response regulator ORR10-like (The sequence of the model RefSeq protein was modified relative to this genomic sequence to represent the inferred CDS: deleted 1 base in 1 codon) — protein sequence MGMAAAATKSQFHVLAVDDSLIDRKLIQKLLKTSSYHVTAVDSACKAWSLEFLGWSEEERSNPTETSIPPNFHQEVGINLVITDYCMPGMTGYDLLKKIKESSYLRNIQVVIIVNI from the exons ATGGGTATGGCTGCAGCTGCAACGAAGTCtcagtttcatgttttggctgTTGATGATAGCTTAATTGACAGAAAATTGATCCAGAAATTGCTTAAAACTTCTTCTTACCATG TCACTGCAGTTGATTCCGCCTGCAAAGCT TGGAGTTTGGAGTTTCTTGGTTggtctgaagaagaaagaaGCAATCCAACTGAAACTTCTATTCCTCCCAACTTTCATCAG GAAGTGGGAATAAACCTTGTTATTACAG actATTGTATGCCTGGAATGACAGGATATGATTTACTCAAGAAAATAAAG GAGTCTTCATATTTGAGAAACATACAAGTGGTCATCAT TGTTAATATTTAA